In Candidatus Buchananbacteria bacterium, the DNA window TGCCTCTCCAACTTTACTGAATTCCGCGCCCGCGCCGTCACGAACGTTCGCATAGCCAGCACTGGTAGGCAGGATGCGCACCATCGTTTTTGGCGCTAATGCCTCGGTGGTACTCGCCAATTCCCGCTGAATTGCCTGGTCTCGGAGCTGATCTAAAACATCAAGATTAATATCAGCCGGAACGAACTTGCCGGTGTCTGATGCAGGAGAAAAATAATTATAGAAATCCACACCTTGCTGTTTTGTTGTAATCACCGCCAACAAGCCGGCCAACATTAAAATTAAAATCGCCAACCGGGTAAAAAATCTCTGCCAGTGTTTACGATCGCCTTTTTCAGGCAAAAATTTAAGCAGTGGATTTTTCCTTAGCGGTAGCAAATTAATGTCGCTGGTCTCTGGTTTTTTTTCAATCCCCCGCAATGCCAGCCCTAAAACATTGGAAAAAATAATTTCCTTGCCCTTAACGTTGCCTAAAGCTCCCGGATCCTTAATCTTGGCAAAAGGTTTGCCAAGATTTACCACCAAACCAAAGCTGTTGGCAAAATGCTGATCAATACTTGGCAACAAAGCCGAACCACCAGCCAAAATAATTTCATCAACATGACGCTGAGCTTCAGCTTGATAAAATTCAATCAATTGTTTTGCTTCCCCGACAACTTTTTTAGATTCGTTTTGCAAGATAGCCACCACTTTACCGGTATCTTTTTTGGAGTCAAAACCCGTTTTAATCTTCAATTCATTGGCGCTCTTTTCAGTTATCTTTTTAGCGGCCATAATCGCTTTAGTGAACCGGCCGCCGGCAACCTTCACCACGCCACTAGCTCTAATGCCCTGGCGATCAAAAATGGTTAGGTTAGTCGTTCGTGAACCAATATCCATCAACAGCTTGGCCGATTTTTTATTATTAACGTCAATCAGAATACGTGCCAAACTTAATGATTCTAAATCAAAAGCAATCGGCTTTAAGCCAATTGCTTCAAGTACTTCAACGTAGGCGTCGACAACTTTTACCGGCACTGCCGCATAAAAGATTTCTTGTGACGCACCCTCAACGGTAATGGTTTTAAAATCGTAATAAACTTCTGATGATTTAAACGGAATTACTTCTTCCGCCTTAAAGGGAATTGTATTTTTTATTTCTTTATGTTTCAGTCCGGCGGGTAATTTGAAAACTGTTGTAAAAACCTGCGAATCAGGCAACGACAGCACACAAAAAGGCGTTCTGATTTTTTGCGGTTTTGCCGAATCAAGCAATTTAACCAGACTGTCTTGAAGCTTCTTTTTATCTTTAATAATACCGTCTTTAACCAGGCTGGTTTTAAAAACTGAACGAGCGTAAGCAGTAATCTTAGGCTTACCAAAAAGCGGCTTCGTCAACTGCAAGGCCTCAATTGAATAATCTGAAATGTCCAAACCAAAAATTTCTTTTTTTACCATTTTGTTTTTATTCCTCCTGCCAAGAGATAACTGCAAGATTGTTATCAACCTGGATTTCTATTTTTTGATGATAGGTATCAACGGTACCGGTTGCGGTTACTGTTGCTATAT includes these proteins:
- the pilM gene encoding type IV pilus assembly protein PilM — protein: MVKKEIFGLDISDYSIEALQLTKPLFGKPKITAYARSVFKTSLVKDGIIKDKKKLQDSLVKLLDSAKPQKIRTPFCVLSLPDSQVFTTVFKLPAGLKHKEIKNTIPFKAEEVIPFKSSEVYYDFKTITVEGASQEIFYAAVPVKVVDAYVEVLEAIGLKPIAFDLESLSLARILIDVNNKKSAKLLMDIGSRTTNLTIFDRQGIRASGVVKVAGGRFTKAIMAAKKITEKSANELKIKTGFDSKKDTGKVVAILQNESKKVVGEAKQLIEFYQAEAQRHVDEIILAGGSALLPSIDQHFANSFGLVVNLGKPFAKIKDPGALGNVKGKEIIFSNVLGLALRGIEKKPETSDINLLPLRKNPLLKFLPEKGDRKHWQRFFTRLAILILMLAGLLAVITTKQQGVDFYNYFSPASDTGKFVPADINLDVLDQLRDQAIQRELASTTEALAPKTMVRILPTSAGYANVRDGAGAEFSKVGEAKSGSEYELLERGEEWHKIKLDDKISGWVFSTFTELFETSTTTPAAESSAENNPEVLGVSNETKPIKIRVKENAVGYLNVREGAATSFKKVGSVPVGGVYEVVEESDGWYKIKDASVEGWVYGIYFDIVE